A stretch of DNA from Glycine max cultivar Williams 82 chromosome 18, Glycine_max_v4.0, whole genome shotgun sequence:
tgGCAAAGAGAttgagagtctcttgttgtaaggcATATGAACACAAAAGAAGGgatgtccttgtgtgtttcagaagttgtaaaggatttgcgagatagtggaactcccaagcgaatttcttggggactggacgtaggcaacggactttgccgaaccagtataaaaattgtgtttgcactttctctttccttaaattcttttatttattgttgtttaacATTTACATTcagattaattaatttgaatcatcatttagaaattcatctttaagggaacttggaacttgcattagaatcaaagtagaattttttttatttgagtaaatagtttgtaatatcttaattcaacttccccttcttaagatatatgAGACCACATGTTTAACAGTTAATTTGAACTTATTATAAGTTTTGTTATGAGTTATGAATTTATgctttattaatattatgagttattcattttttttcctgtctatattatgttttatgtatgtatatgtttgtaaatataattttttatatatgcatataaCTCTTATAGTCATGTTATGACCTTCGAGTTACGATCTTGTACTCTTCTTTCGTTTCTCTTACGAGTTACAAGCTTGACAACATTGATCCCCACTACTTTGTTGCGCATGTCGACTCAATACCCATCCCATAATCTCCTAACACACCAACATTACAAAGGTGTTTTCAACCACCAACAAAGGCCCCATGTACCAATTGGAATCCAGATGCAACCCTAATCTTCCATTTCCACTTCATTCCAGCAAAATTTACGGAAATAATATTGTAAAGCTATTTGTTAGGGACAATCTTGTAAATTTCTATACTGGACAGAGtggtaattttctttttcaatttaaaaatcaatattatattCAAAGTATTACCTCCTGAGCATATTACTGATAAGGACTCAACCAtccatttatttaatattatatccaACGATCCTCATTCAATTTGACCACCATAATTCTTTTATGAACTTGATCACCGCAGAACTTGTCATGAATATATGGTATAAGATAGTATTCACTCTTGCTCTTTTATAGTTCCATGACTTTAAGCTAGACCTCGAgaagttagtttttatttattaattagtaaGATATTCTAAGCACCTAGCTAGCTGAAAAacattatacaatatttttattaactgagacaaatacatattataaacaaaactctatatatctttttctttctcctaaATAAGTTGATGctaaagaattgaaaaaagaaaaatgaacgatccatgttaataaaatatagcCATCCAGCAAGTTGTAAGGCTTATGTTTATTAGTACTGGCTCTGTGGCGAGTGTTGATTATAACACAGGATCTTTTAAAGTCAGACATTGTTTCCTTGTGTAGCTGTCCAGCCgacatatattaataattcataacaaaaaaatatgtagCGCAACATACAATCCCTAGATGGGGCAACTTCCTGTGTTTCTCTGGAATAGAAATTATTAATGAAGAAAAACATGCGCTACATTATAcgaatattttatatgatatgATACCATAGAGGCACAGGCAGGTATAATTTTCAGAAAGTCTCCACATATTtacataaaaattcaaattaaaatatatttagttataaaatcaagttactttaatttttccttttagaCCATTAATTTCTGAgaaaccatttgaatttcaactagagagggaggctaGAAGCAAAATTTAATAGATGACCCTCAAATATGTAATTGCAATTCTCGTACgcgtgttttaaaaataaaaattattttgacacTTTTATAcgccaaaataaaaaataaattatcctaTTGTATTTATCTAATGTACCCCAGCCACCCGCCTTATACAGATTGACATTAACATCACATTCATTTCATCAATTCGTTGTTCAGCTTCATATGAATTATGAGACATAGACACCAAACCCAAGACCAAATTTATAGGGAAAGTATATCCGATTCATCATGCATAGCAGACAACGGGACCAAATTCCTAGGGTTATTCCCTGTTACGGTTGTTCTAGGAAGGAAGGACCTCGAAGAATAACCAAGGAAGGAGTAGGGAATCCACAAGCAGAATGGATGTCGAACCAGAAACTTTATTGATTAGATTGGAATTTACAGAGAGAGTTTCTTACAAAAGCTGAATGAATACCCCTGCTAGaactgctatatatatatagcagttCAGTTACAATGTAACTACTAATGGCTCAAGGTTTGCCACGTGTCTTAAGGCTAACAAACTATTTTTATGATCATGCATCAATCCTCCCTCCTTAAGCTAATCCTTGTCCTCAAGGATTAAAGTTAGGAAACTTCTTCAAATCAAAGAAGAATTCCCAAGTTGCATCCTCTGGCAGAAGATGCTTCTATTTGACAAGTACCTTAGTAACAACCTTGTTTCCTTGCTTGACTGTCATCCTGTCTATAATTACCTCTGGCTCCTTGATTCTTGTTTCTTCATCATTCCTCGGGCAATGAGTGGATGTGCTAGCTTCTCCTACAAAACTTCTTCAACTGAGAAACATGAAACACACCGTGGATGAGTGATCCAGCTGGTAATTGGATCTTGTAGGCGACTGATCCAATCTTGTCGATTATAGCATAAGGTCCATAGTATTTTGGAGCTAATTTGGCACTGCTCCTAAACACTACAGAGACTTGTCTATAAGGGAGTAATTTCACAAACACCAAATCTCCAATTTCAAAGGCCTTATCTGGTCTCCTCTTGTCAGCCAGTTGCTTCATTCTTTCTTGTGCCATTTTCATGTGAAACTTGACCATCTTAAGTTGTTCCTCCCTCTTTTGCAGACTTCTATCAACAAGTTCAATCTTGGATTCTCCTAGTAAATAGGATAAGTAAGTTGGGGGTGCTTGACCATACATGATTTCATAGGGACTAGCCTTAATAGTGTTGTGATAGGTAGAGTTATACCACCACTCAGCTAAATGAAGCCATTTGGACCATTGTTTAGGACCATCTGAGCACATACACCTCAGATATGTCTCAATACACCTGTTCACTACCTTTTTCTGCCCATCTGTCTGAGGATGGTAAGCAGTAGAAAGTTGAACTTGAATTCCCTGGTAAGCCATGAAGTCCTTCCAGAATTGGTTGACAAAAATTGAGTCCCTGTCACTTGATATTGAAGTTGGGCAACCATGAAGCTTAAAGACATTATCCATAAATCATTGGGCCACATCAGAAGCATTATATGGGTGTTGTAATGCTATGGAATGAGCAGCCTTGCTCAGcctgtcaacaacaacaaagattaCTTGTTTTCCAAAGGAATTGGGAAGACCTTCTATGAAGTCCATGGTAATGTGCTGCCAAATCAAATCAGGGACTGGGAGTGGTTGTAGCAACCCAGGAGAGGCAGAATTATCATGCTTACATTGCTGGCAGGTAGTACATTGATGGACAAACCTTTTAACGTCCTTAGACAATCCCTTCCAGTACACCATCGTCTTGACTTTTTTATAAGTGGCATATTTCCCTGAATGCCCACCACAGGATGAAGAGTGCAACCAATTAAGTATTTCTTTTCTCAATTCAAGATTTTTACCAATGACTAGCTTAACTTTCCTCCTTAATTCTCCACCTGACCAAGAGAAATCCTTATGTGAAGAAGAATCTTTCGTAACTTCAGCAATCAGTTTTTGTAAGGCATCATCACCTTGCCAAGATGCCTTGATTCTCTCTAGTAGATCAGAATTGGGTTGGTGAGTGGAAATAGTAGCTCATTCAACTCTTGAAAGTGCATCAGCAGCTTGGTTCTCACTTCCCTGCTTATATTCAATAATGAAATCAAATTCCATAAGTTTTACAAACCATTTTTGTTGGAAGGCTATGGAAAGTCTATGGTCAAGAATATACTTAAGACTTTTGTGATCAGTTCTGATTACAAACTACTTAGGTAATAGGTAATGCCTCCACTTGTGTACAGCAAACACCACAGCTAGTAACTCCTTCTCATAGGTGGACAGGGAGTGTTGCTGAACATTCAAACTTCTGCTTATAAAGGCTATAGGATGATGATCTTGCATGAGAACAGCTCCTACCCCCACTCCTGAGGCATCAACCTCCACTATAAAAGTCTTTGTAAAATCAGGTAAGGCCAATACAGGTGTCCGACTTAACTGATCCTTAAGACACTGAAATGCAAGCTTGGCTTCCTCAAACCAAGAAAAACTATCCTTTTTCAACATGTCATTTAGTGGTTTGGCTATGGTGCTATATCTCCGCACAAACCTTCTATAATAGCCTACCAATCCCAAAAACCCTTTCAACTGTTTGGGGGTCTGAGGAAGTGGCCAGTTCCTCACTGCTTCCACTTTAGTAGGGCTAGTAGAGACTCCCTCTCTCGTGATAAAATGTCCTAAGTATTCTACTAAAGTAACTCCAAAGTAGCACTTAGATTTTTTAGCCAACAAGGCATTTGCTCTCATGGTAGACAAGAAGGTTTGTAAATGATGCAAGTGATCCTTCATGCTCTTGCTGTAAATCAGAATGTCGTCAAAAAAGACCAGTAGGAACCTCCTCAAGTATTCTTGAAACACAAAATTCATTAAGCCCTAAAATGTGGCAGGGGCATTGGTTGagccaaaaggcataaccaaaTACTCATAATGCCCTGAATGagttttgaaagttgtttttatgtACATCTGCCTCTGCCATTCTGACTTGATTATAGCCAGACCTCAAGTCAATTTTGGAAAATACAGTAGAGCCATGTAGCTCATCCAATAGATCATCAACCAAGGGTATAGGGAACCTATCTTTTACTGTACCCTTGTTGAGGTCCCTGTAATCAATGCAAAGCCTCCAACTTCCATCCTTTTTACCAACCAACACTACAAAACTGCTGTAAGGACTACTGTTATTCTGGATAACACCACTATTTAAGTAATCTTGTACCAATTCATCTATTATGTCCTTCTATTGTTTAGAATACATGTATGGTATCTTATTCACAAGGTTAGTTCCTTGCACCAAAGGAATAGTGTGATCATGATCTGGCCTTCTAGGTGATAGAGTAGTAGGTACTGCAAACACATCTTCATATTGAAGTAGCAACTTATCAATACTGTCAAGAATTGAGGAAGATGTGGCATGAGTGGACAGGGAATGGAGCAACAATCCTTCTTCAGACTCACATACTTGTAACATAGAAATGTGAACTCCTGCAGCTAGTGTCTTATGTATCCACTGCTTCctaattatcttaatatttatAGAAGAATTGCCTCTCAAGACATGTCTTTTTCCTTGAGCAGTGAACTCCATGGTTAACTTGTCAAAGTTCCATGTGATATTCCCCAATGTAATAAGCCATTTGATACCAAGAACCATATCACAGTAGCCTAAGGGTAATAGCAAGATATCTGAACTGAATGTAGTGTTCTGTACAAGCCAAGAGAACCCTTTCACCATAGTATTAATCTGCACTCTAGCCCCATGAGCCACAGTGACACTAACATGATCCATATCTTCAATTTTGCACCCTAGCTTCTTGGCTACATGAATATCTAAGAAATTATGGGTGCTCTCACTATCAATGAGAATGTGCAGGGGCTTCTTCCTTACTTGACCAGTGACTCTCAGGGTTTGAAACTTGGCTACTCCAGTTAGGGCATTTACTGAAACCAAGGGTTTCGGATTGGTTTCATGAGGAGGGTTTTCAGTAGGTCCTAGGTCTTCATCAGAGTCAGCATTCTCAGCTATTTCCATGGCATGGATTTGGAGTTTCTTATGAGTTTGGCTATGGACAGGGGTAAAGGGTTcatcacaaaaataacaaagaccCTTAGCCCTCCTTTCACTCATATAGGCAGGGGTGAGTTGTTTAGTGGTTTGTGTTGTTGGTTTTATAGGTTCTAAGGTTTTGGGAGGGTTTGGTAAGAGTGGTGGCTTTGTTACAGGGTTGGGTTTGAGGGTTTTAGAGAGTGGTTTGGCTTGCATGCTGATGGCATTGGCATTTTCATACATCTTAGCTAGGGAAAAGGCTTTCATAACAGAGGTTGGTTGGAACATTCTGACCATCATTTGAATCTCCATTTGCAATCCACCAAGAAAACAACTCAATTGATTGGCCTCAGATAAGTCAATTCTCGAAACAATTGCATCGAATTCAGTGTGATAATCAGTAACAGTGCCTTTCTGTCGAAGTCTCATCAACTCAGCCATTGGATCCTCGCAAACTTCACCAAATCTTTCAATCAAGATTTTCGTATAGTCAGTCCATGAGGGCAATTTATTGAGTCCCACATTCTTCACATACGCACTGTGCCATTGGAGAGCTTTGCCTTCAAAATGGACCACAGCCAAGCGCACCTTGTACTCTTCAGGGGTTTGATCCACCGAAAAGAAAGTGTCACACCGGATGATCCAATTCTTGACACCCTTGCCATTGAATCGGGGAAAATTCAAACGTGCGAGCCAAAACCTGATGAGCAAGAATTTTCATGGCATCAAAACATATCCTCGATCGTGCACTGCAATGAAGCTCCAATATCCATGAATCATTCTTCCATTCGCGTATTGAGACGTTCTTCAATTTCACGAATATGTGTTTGATTTCTGGTATTATCAACCATGGCGGAGTCGTAGTTGGAAGGTCACtgtctgataccaattgttatGGTTGTTCTAGGAAGGAAGGACCTCGAAGAATAACCAAGGAAGGAGTAGGGAATCCACAAGCAGAATGGATGCCAAACCAGGAATTTTATTGATTAGATTGGAATTTACAGATAGAGAGTTTCTTACAAAAGCTAAATGAATACCCCTGTTTCTAATTCAACTTGAAGGCAGCACTCAAGGATAAATCATGTCTTTTCACAAACCGTCGCGATTGTGTGAAATCGGGAATGCTGCATGCTTAGCTGCCGAGTtgcattttttgtgttttagaCTACATGCATATTTTAcgagaaataataatatttaagtgGGATATGAATAGTTAATTTCAACcacaaaactttttttattatttaaaacaagtTGCATACCCCAAATTCGAAGTCCGGATttctaattaaactaaaataattcatattaattGATTCGCATGTtctatgaatttttttcttcaatttgaatttatgaatgaaaaaaagtcCCTCATAATTATCATATTCACATTGTCACCcgtcaaaaatataattcattattatttttcatcaacatttattaaaaatatcaaaattataagtAATTTGACTCAATTAATTCTCTCTAATAGCAACAAAAATGTGTCTAGAAAGAACTTAATTTTCAACCGcacaaaaaaaagacaaattagtTTGACGAAACACTAGACACTAGTGTATGAGTACAAAACTACGGGAGACGTAAATATGCAATGCTCCAATATTGTATATATGAAATGAAAATGTTACTCATCcatctaatttttctttcatttcacttttatctctcctttttttccttctaattcTCTCTTCCTTAATTTCTTACCACATCTATTACTTTCAGGGATGAATCCAAAAACCTTACAAGGggctgaaatttttttttcttcctttatattatttaaatatttaacttttaataaatagtaatttttaaaaaatttattatttttacacataaaattgaaactaatttttatattaaataatgataacctcaattattatctaataataacaaacacaaaacTAACTTTACACTAATTATcactttaattattgtaataaaataacaaacacaacTAATTTTACATagatttatactaattaatattagtcattattataataacaacatataaaattaattttatactaatgtATATACACGAAAAGTTCCACAAGAGCAAAAAAGCTCCAGCCTATGTTTGCTCTCACTCTAGATCTATCTTTCATTACTTTGTATTtctacttcttttcttttcgtcTTATCTCTCTTACTTTAAACCTGAGTTCACCTCAAAATAAGAAGTATGAATATGATAACTCTATATGAAACCACCGTACTTAATAGGAGTGGGTAAGCGGGCTGACCCGCCCCGTGTAAGGCCCATCCGCATAAGTCCGCATTGGCAGCGGACCGGGCCAATCCGCTCCCGCAggcctagttttaaaagaatttcaattataataaaaatacaatataatcaaattaagttcaatacaaatgtaaataaaatctcaatagttagtcaattacatcaataaaataaataaatcatacaaaaacTCAATTCATCATGTTTATAACTTGCAGATCAAGAGTTTCGTGGTTCATTCTCTTATCCCAtgattttatcatataataatagACAAGTGAAGTGTGATGGGTGTAGTAAGTTTATAAACACAAAAGTATCTCTGCTACAGAATTGAGAAAAGAGGCATAGAATTTAAGAGTTTAATAACAATGAATCAATCCcaacaaaaataggataaaaacaaattctagaGAAAGAAGAGATATACTTTGCGTGGTGGCACGGTGGTGGGCCGAGGCTGTGCCGTTG
This window harbors:
- the LOC106796926 gene encoding uncharacterized protein — encoded protein: MPNIARTLRMLAIQNSKRFWLARLNFPRFNGKGVKNWIIRCDTFFSVDQTPEEYKVRLAVVHFEGKALQWHSAYVKNVGLNKLPSWTDYTKILIERFGEVCEDPMAELMRLRQKGTVTDYHTEFDAIVSRIDLSEANQLSCFLGGLQMEIQMMVRMFQPTSVMKAFSLAKMYENANAISMQAKPLSKTLKPNPVTKPPLLPNPPKTLEPIKPTTQTTKQLTPAYMSERRAKGLCYFCDEPFTPVHSQTHKKLQIHAMEIAENADSDEDLGPTENPPHETNPKPLVSVNALTGVAKFQTLRVTGQVRKKPLHILIDSESTHNFLDIHVAKKLGCKIEDMDHVSVTVAHGARVQINTMVKGFSWLVQNTTFSSDILLLPLGYCDMVLGIKWLITLGNITWNFDKLTMEFTAQGKRHVLRGNSSINIKIIRKQWIHKTLAAGVHISMLQVCESEEGLLLHSLSTHATSSSILDSIDKLLLQYEDVFAVPTTLSPRRPDHDHTIPLVQGTNLNNSSPYSSFVVLVGKKDGSWRLCIDYRDLNKGTVKDRFPIPLVDDLLDELHGSTVFSKIDLRSGYNQVRMAEADGLMNFVFQEYLRRFLLVFFDDILIYSKSMKDHLHHLQTFLSTMRANALLAKKSKCYFGVTLVEYLGHFITREGVSTSPTKVEAVRNWPLPQTPKQLKGFLGLVGYYRRFVRRYSTIAKPLNDMLKKDSFSWFEEAKLAFQCLKDQLSRTPVLALPDFTKTFIVEVDASGVGVGAVLMQDHHPIAFISRSLNVQQHSLSTYEKELLAVVFAGSENQAADALSRVE